A stretch of Lachancea thermotolerans CBS 6340 chromosome D complete sequence DNA encodes these proteins:
- the FBP1 gene encoding fructose 1,6-bisphosphate 1-phosphatase (highly similar to uniprot|P09201 Saccharomyces cerevisiae YLR377C FBP1 Fructose-1 6-bisphosphatase key regulatory enzyme in the gluconeogenesis pathway required for glucose metabolism) — MPASVHPRRDSAESIDTDIITLSRFILESQRASAKNATGEFSLLLNSLQFAFKFISQTIRRAELVNLIGLAGASNATGDQQKKLDVLGDEIFVNAMRASGNVRVLVSEEQEELIVFPHNAAAYAVCCDPIDGSSNIDAGVSVGTIVSLFRLTSDSRGSASDVLRGGREMVAACYAMYGASTHLMLTTGSGVNGFTLDTNLGEFILTYPDLRMPIEHPIYSVNEGNSVYWDDPIQDFFQRLKKPPADENSKPYSSRYIGSMVADVHRTLLYGGLFAYPCDRKNKHGKLRLLYEAFPMAFLVEQAGGKAVNDRGERILDLTPEHIHDKSSIWLGSRADVDKYLKHIGSAN; from the coding sequence ATGCCTGCCTCCGTCCATCCTAGACGCGACTCCGCGGAGTCGATTGACACCGACATTATAACGCTGTCGCGGTTCATTTTAGAGAGCCAGCGCGCGAGCGCAAAGAACGCGACGGGCGAGTtctcgctgctgctgaatTCGCTGCAATTCGCGTTCAAATTCATCTCGCAGACGATCCGGCGGGCAGAGCTGGTCAACCTCATCGGGCTGGCAGGCGCGTCCAACGCCACAGGGGAccagcagaaaaagctggACGTGCTCGGGGACGAGATCTTCGTGAACGCGATGCGCGCCAGCGGCAATGTGCGCGTGCTAGTGTCTGAGGAGCAAGAGGAGCTGATTGTGTTTCCCCACAACGCGGCTGCGTACGCGGTCTGCTGCGATCCCATCGACGGCTCTTCGAACATCGATGCCGGAGTCTCTGTCGGCACAATTGTGTCGCTGTTTCGGCTGACGTCGGACTCGCGCGGTAGCGCCAGCGACGTGCTGCGCGGAGGCCGCGAAATGGTGGCGGCTTGCTACGCTATGTATGGTGCCTCGACGCACCTCATGCTGACCACCGGCTCGGGTGTGAATGGATTCACTCTGGACACTAACCTGGGGGAATTTATCCTCACGTACCCAGACCTCCGCATGCCTATCGAGCACCCCATCTACTCGGTCAACGAGGGAAACTCCGTTTACTGGGACGATCCGATCCAGGATTTTTTCCAGCGCCTGAAGAAGCCTCCTGCGGATGAGAACTCCAAGCCATACTCTTCCCGGTACATTGGCTCGATGGTCGCTGACGTTCACAGAACGCTACTCTACGGCGGGCTATTTGCGTACCCTTGCGACcgcaaaaacaagcatgGTAAGCTAAGACTGCTGTACGAGGCATTCCCCATGGCGttccttgttgagcagGCTGGCGGAAAAGCCGTTAATGACAGAGGGGAGCGTATTTTGGACTTGACTCCGGAGCACATCCACGACAAGTCAAGCATCTGGTTGGGGAGCCGCGCCGACGTTGACAAGTATTTGAAGCACATTGGCAGTGCCAACTAA
- the LHP1 gene encoding tRNA maturation protein LHP1 (similar to uniprot|P33399 Saccharomyces cerevisiae YDL051W LHP1 RNA binding protein), giving the protein MSGANATEESAPRRGSYVPVEFTPEVEKQCLKQVEFYFSEFNFPYDKFLRATADKNEGWVPISTIATFNRMKKFRPVEKVVETLRSSEILEVSEDGENVKRRVPLDLQSDARRERGKRTVAVMNFDYENKQEKTELQEEIEKFFNSLGPVSQVRLKKDHRKNFNGTVIVEFAQEKDANDFIETYGPGKETLSFQGRKLDAVTKKQYDQQREATRSKNFSGSGQRSRSFTGHRKNMPKLKKSEEKDGAKDASEGASEAAGEASKEAAAKEASESAVE; this is encoded by the coding sequence ATGAGTGGAGCCAATGCgactgaagaaagtgcTCCAAGACGCGGATCTTACGTTCCAGTGGAGTTCACCCCAGAAGTCGAGAAACAATGTCTGAAACAGGTGGAGTTCTACTTTTCTGAGTTCAATTTCCCTTACGACAAGTTTCTGCGTGCGACCGCGGACAAGAATGAGGGGTGGGTTCCCATTTCAACGATAGCGACTTTCAACagaatgaagaagttccGCCCTGTGGAGAAGGTTGTCGAGACTCTGCGCAGTTCTGAGATTTTGGAGGTCAGCGAGGATGGAGAAAACGTCAAGAGACGCGTTCCACTAGACCTTCAAAGCGACGCCAGACGCGAGAGAGGCAAGAGAACTGTCGCTGTGATGAACTTCGACTACGAGAACAAACAGGAGAAGACcgagcttcaagaagagattgagaagttcttcaacagtCTTGGTCCCGTCAGCCAGGTGcgtttgaagaaggaccacCGCAAAAACTTCAACGGTACCGTCATCGTTGAGTTCGCGCAGGAAAAAGATGCGAACGACTTTATAGAAACTTACGGACCCGGCAAGGAGACCCTCTCTTTCCAAGGCCGCAAGTTGGATGCTGTCACCAAGAAGCAGTACGACCAGCAGCGCGAAGCTACACGCAGCAAGAACTTCAGTGGCTCTGGCCAgcgctcgcgctctttCACCGGTCACAGAAAGAACATgccaaagttgaagaagtctgAAGAGAAGGACGGTGCCAAGGATGCATCTGAGGGAGCTTCTGAGGCTGCAGGTGAAGCTTctaaagaagctgcagcaaaGGAAGCGTCGGAGTCCGCAGTCGAATAA
- a CDS encoding KLTH0D13640p (conserved hypothetical protein) yields MANIASSSGFERMQGGHGGGSSTQTETEKPKVAIDTHGNVFKVPDYTMKDVLSAIPAECYKRDLGKSLSYVARDIAVLGGLAYLANCVIGPALPEAWPVRFVFWSAYAAAMGLWSTGLWVLAHECGHQAFSESGVINDFVGWTLHSYLLVPYFSWKYSHSKHHKATGHLTRDMVFLPPTKEEFWEKRGWAANLAEYTEDSPLRTLGELVLQQLGGWLGHLFTNVTGQTYPGVPAWKRNHFWPTSPLFNSKDALYILLSDIGVVTQLVVLRMWYLKFGGWSLFINWFVPYLWVNHWLVFITFLQHTDQTLPHYDQSEWTFAKGAAATIDRQLWFVGPHIFHDIIETHVLHHFVSRIPFYNARPASAAIKKVMGEHYRSCDENMFKSFWKVARACQYVEGADGVLMFRNVNNEGVGMGPK; encoded by the coding sequence ATGGCAAACATAGCGTCGAGCTCGGGATTCGAACGCATGCAGGGCGGCCACGGCGGAGGGTCGTCGACACAGACGGAGACGGAGAAGCCCAAGGTGGCGATCGACACGCACGGGAACGTGTTCAAGGTGCCGGACTACACGATGAAGGACGTGCTGTCGGCGATCCCCGCGGAGTGCTACAAGCGCGATCTGGGGAAGTCGCTGTCGTAcgtggcacgtgacatcGCGGTGCTGGGCGGGCTCGCGTACCTCGCGAACTGCGTGATCGGGCCCGCGCTGCCCGAGGCGTGGCCCGTGCGGTTTGTGTTCTGGAGCGCTTACGCGGCCGCGATGGGCCTGTGGTCCACCGGGCTGTGGGTGCTGGCGCACGAGTGTGGGCACCAGGCGTTCTCGGAGTCCGGGGTGATCAACGACTTCGTGGGCTGGACGCTGCACTCTTATTTATTGGTGCCTTACTTTTCGTGGAAGTACTCGCACTCGAAGCACCACAAGGCGACGGGCCACTTGACCCGCGACATGGTGTTCCTGCCTCCCACCAAGGAGGAGTTCTGGGAGAAGCGCGGGTGGGCGGCGAACCTGGCCGAGTACACGGAGGACTCCCCCCTGCGCACCCTGGGCGAGCTGGTCTTGCAACAACTGGGCGGCTGGTTGGGCCACCTGTTCACGAACGTCACGGGCCAGACGTACCCGGGCGTGCCCGCGTGGAAGCGCAACCACTTCTGGCCCACGTCGCCGCTGTTCAACTCCAAGGACGCGCTGTACATCCTGCTGAGTGACATCGGCGTGGTCACGCAGCTCGTGGTGCTGCGCATGTGGTACTTGAAGTTCGGGGGCTGGTCGCTGTTCATCAACTGGTTCGTGCCCTACCTGTGGGTCAACCACTGGCTGGTGTTTATCACCTTCCTGCAGCACACCGACCAGACGCTGCCCCACTACGACCAGAGCGAGTGGACCTTTGCCAAGGGCGCGGCCGCGACCATCGACAGACAGCTGTGGTTCGTGGGCCCCCACATCTTCCACGACATCATCGAGACGCACGTGCTGCACCACTTTGTGAGCCGCATTCCGTTCTACAACGCGCGCCCCGCGTCCGCggccatcaagaaggtcaTGGGCGAGCACTACCGCTCGTGCGACGAGAACATGTTCAAGTCGTTCTGGAAGGTGGCCCGTGCGTGCCAGTACGTGGAAGGCGCGGACGGCGTTTTAATGTTCAGAAACGTGAACAACGAGGGCGTGGGCATGGGTCCCAAGTGA
- a CDS encoding KLTH0D13662p (no similarity), which yields MAPKTQALSPFRVLLPQQHAGRRMSPCEEADWTSRRDTRSEPSLVRAPGTLRHAAAARAVAKHRVLHTAGPAALSQREKGTLATTTVHIVLHEWLCYVTTSTSPGRVFSAPLSAVYCSTCYPGRSPLRLAPPRRATNFCTHWPLIRPCVAAFIVPSEKKNPRNSDVMPGPQSDLSGMRWCIQYETPRLDRVSEISPRRYISSGGKPLKPGVPRPFAHNTQHAARDMKMWTLRLGCSRSAYRAI from the coding sequence ATGGCGCCGAAAACACAAGCGCTATCACCATTCCGAGTACTCCTGCCACAACAACACGCTGGCCGGCGCATGTCCCCATGCGAGGAAGCCGACTGGACGTCACGCCGCGACACGCGATCCGAACCCAGCCTTGTCCGTGCGCCAGGCACGCTGCGACACGCtgccgccgcgcgcgctgtCGCCAAGCACCGCGTCCTGCACACGGCAGGCCCCGCTGCGCTTTCCCAGCGTGAGAAAGGCACTCTGGCGACGACGACGGTCCATATCGTTTTACACGAGTGGTTGTGTTACGTAACCACGTCGACGTCTCCTGGTCGCGTATTCTCCGCTCCCTTGTCAGCCGTGTACTGCTCAACTTGCTATCCCGGCAGGTCCCCCCTTAGGCTTGCCCCCCCGCGTCGCGCCACTAATTTCTGCACCCACTGGCCGCTCATACGGCCCTGCGTTGCAGCGTTCATAGTGCCTTccgaaaaaaaaaaccctaGAAATTCCGATGTAATGCCTGGACCGCAGTCCGATCTCTCTGGGATGCGGTGGTGCATCCAATATGAAACGCCGAGGCTCGATCGCGTATCCGAAATCTCCCCACGCCGATACATTTCTTCTGGAGGAAAGCCATTAAAGCCCGGAGTGCCCAGGCCCTTCGCGCACAACACGCAACACGCAGCGCGCGATATGAAGATGTGGACTTTGAGGTTGGGATGTTCACGCAGCGCGTACCGAGCGATCTAA
- the MCH1 gene encoding Mch1p (similar to uniprot|Q07376 Saccharomyces cerevisiae YDL054C), producing the protein MTLSTVEHWLTFHVRSCLKSKFHITTLRKVAFVIALISCVASGLVTIISLFTEPWRQHKHFTSLQINLISSAVNLGGYLTPPLLGILSDSHGPVILSWMAVLGFVPSYAYSSYAFDHPGAHFAFTLVAFAAIGVATSALFFSGLLTCAKLYPRYKFLSISCPTTFYGLSSLLASEVLKHPWFSRTYDHLDLGRVFRSFAWFYAVVGTLTWVSTSIVAMLKEPVEQEEHEPLLPTDSRVPPAQDYVERMRRFVRDPSAYLMMLAFFLTIGALEMFLANMGSLAALVAPNNRDIQARVLSYYALCSTLTRLCVGLLADFFTKYNLSRMWILYGMLLIGLISQILVPNIGRSKALVTLSSALSGTAYGGLFTIFPTLTLSVWGDAVFGTAYGCFMVAPAIGSTVYGIVYARIYDTQCSVENPSSTCIRPAFYVTSISFFVALLTSITIYVGFWKRRAVEI; encoded by the coding sequence ATGACCTTGTCGACCGTGGAGCATTGGCTCACGTTCCATGTGCGCTCATGCCTCAAGTCTAAGTTCCACATCACCACGCTCCGTAAGGTTGCGTTTGTTATCGCCCTAATTTCTTGTGTGGCTTCAGGTCTCGTAACAATCATTTCGTTGTTCACGGAGCCTTGGCGCCAGCACAAACACTTCACCTCGCTGCAGATCAACCTGATTTCCAGCGCGGTAAATCTAGGAGGCTACCTGACGCCACCGCTACTGGGCATCCTTTCCGACTCTCATGGACCCGTAATCCTAAGTTGGATGGCAGTCCTTGGGTTTGTACCGAGTTACGCCTACAGCTCCTACGCATTCGACCACCCTGGCGCGCATTTCGCCTTCACGCTTGTCGCATTTGCTGCCATTGGTGTTGCCACAAGTGCGCTTTTCTTTAGTGGCCTACTGACCTGCGCTAAGCTTTACCCAAGATATAAATTCTTGTCTATTAGCTGTCCTACTACCTTCTACGGTCTCTCGTCACTCCTGGCCTCCGAAGTCCTGAAGCATCCCTGGTTCTCTAGGACATATGACCATCTAGACCTAGGACGCGTGTTCCGCTCCTTTGCATGGTTTTACGCTGTAGTTGGTACGCTAACTTGGGTCTCAACAAGCATTGTCGCAATGCTCAAAGAACCTGTGGAGCAGGAGGAGCACGAGCCGCTGTTACCTACCGACAGTCGCGTGCCTCCCGCTCAAGATTACGTGGAGCGCATGCGTCGTTTTGTTCGCGATCCAAGCGCCTACTTGATGATGttggctttcttcctcacCATTGGAGCCCTTGAAATGTTTTTAGCCAACATGGGCTCCCTAGCAGCATTGGTCGCACCCAACAATCGCGATATTCAGGCTCGCGTTCTCTCATACTATGCGCTCTGCTCCACACTCACTAGACTATGTGTCGGGCTACTCGCAGACTTCTTTACAAAGTACAACCTGTCCCGCATGTGGATTCTGTACGGAATGCTGCTGATAGGCCTCATAAGCCAGATCCTGGTACCAAACATTGGCCGCAGTAAGGCTTTAGTGACGCTTTCCAGCGCTCTATCAGGAACAGCCTACGGAGGGCTGTTCACCATATTCCCTACTTTGACACTCAGCGTGTGGGGAGACGCGGTGTTTGGCACCGCTTATGGATGCTTCATGGTTGCTCCGGCTATCGGGTCGACTGTGTACGGCATCGTGTACGCAAGAATCTACGACACGCAGTGCTCAGTTGAGAACCCTAGCTCCACATGCATTAGGCCGGCGTTCTACGTTACTAGTATCTCGTTTTTCGTCGCTCTTCTCACCAGCATCACTATATATGTTGGGTTCTGGAAACGGAGAGCAGTTGAAATTTAA
- the PSY3 gene encoding Psy3p (weakly similar to uniprot|Q12318 Saccharomyces cerevisiae YLR376C PSY3 Protein of unknown function deletion results in a mutator phenotype suggesting a role for this protein as a mutational suppressor deletion increases sensitivity to anticancer drugs oxaliplatin and cisplatin but not mitomycin C), with protein sequence MTKIKSSVVHRLIDELPNQTFVLMIDIASCWREFATEYSHEEKSVAYMNSASLLHFESLINFLAQLNDNPQEALSRCKQAAPLQFQLASIVIDNISYYTHDNASYELLFKILRMLRSRYGCSVMTVGFGLDFYNGVEQSFATNKSYDIPTRLPMSYVKNMDCVLQRDNASTARVVYTKNSMP encoded by the coding sequence ATGACAAAAATCAAGTCAAGCGTGGTGCACAGGCTTATCGATGAGCTGCCCAATCAAACCTTCGTACTGATGATAGACATTGCCTCTTGTTGGCGCGAATTCGCTACGGAGTACTCGCATGAGGAGAAAAGTGTAGCATATATGAACTCCGCATCGTTGCTGCATTTTGAGTCGTTGATAAATTTCCTAGCCCAGCTCAATGACAACCCGCAGGAGGCCCTCTCCAGGTGCAAGCAAGCAGCCCCCCTGCAATTTCAGCTTGCTAGCATTGTCATAGACAACATCTCTTATTATACCCATGATAATGCTTCCTATGAGctccttttcaagattttacGCATGCTGCGTTCTCGGTACGGTTGTTCGGTAATGACAGTAGGATTTGGGCTGGACTTCTATAATGGAGTGGAGCAGTCCTTTGCGACGAATAAATCGTACGATATACCCACACGGCTTCCGATGTCTTACGTCAAAAATATGGACTGCGTGCTACAGCGGGATAACGCATCAACGGCGAGGGTTGTCTACACCAAAAACTCAATGCCCTGA
- a CDS encoding pyridoxine 4-dehydrogenase (similar to uniprot|Q06494 Saccharomyces cerevisiae YPR127W Hypothetical ORF), whose protein sequence is MLSPKELKQAHLDAAHGYGLMGLTWAGGVAPKEQAFAALNKVVELTPQKPVIFNVGEFYGPDYSNLKLARSYFEAHPGLREQTVVTCKGCVDNKALVPHGDRAFVTQSIENSMKAFGGPFDIFQPARLDEKLFGDNVYPDETFETLVEYIKKGSLGGLSLSEVNAEQIRAIHAKYGEYICCVEVEFSLYHPEILTNGIVDACNELGIPIVCYSPLCRGLLTGAITSPEDLKAGDFKSMLKKFKGEALKHNLKLVDFLQKEIVSKRSDGLTLPSLALAWIRSFNSKYLGTKFVPIPGASSAKRVEQNFTSYDLTQEELAKIDGFLKTFKTAGDRYEFET, encoded by the coding sequence ATGCTTTCCCCTAAAGAACTCAAGCAAGCTCATCTTGACGCAGCCCACGGATATGGGTTGATGGGTCTAACATGGGCAGGTGGCGTTGCTCCTAAAGAGCAAGCATTCGCCGCGCTAAATAAGGTTGTGGAGCTCACACCCCAGAAGCCTGTGATTTTTAACGTAGGTGAGTTCTATGGGCCAGATTACtccaacttgaagctggcgcGCTCGTACTTCGAAGCGCATCCAGGATTGCGTGAGCAAACAGTGGTGACCTGCAAGGGCTGCGTGGATAACAAGGCTTTGGTGCCTCATGGCGACCGTGCGTTCGTTACGCAGTCCATCGAAAATAGCATGAAGGCCTTCGGAGGGCCTTTTGACATCTTCCAGCCCGCTAGGCTTGACgaaaagctctttggaGACAACGTATACCCAGACGAGACTTTTGAAACTCTCGTGGAAtacatcaagaagggctCATTGGGGGGCCTGTCCCTCAGCGAAGTCAACGCTGAGCAGATAAGAGCAATTCACGCGAAGTATGGTGAGTATATATGCTGCGTGGAAGTTGAGTTCAGCTTATACCACCCAGAAATTCTGACAAACGGCATTGTGGACGCCTGCAATGAACTAGGAATCCCAATTGTGTGTTACTCACCCCTCTGTCGTGGCCTCTTGACGGGCGCTATTACCAGCCCCGAGGATTTGAAAGCAGGAGACTTCAAATCaatgctcaagaagttcaaaggCGAGGCACTCAAACACAACCTGAAATTGGTTGATTTCTTGCAAAAGGAAATTGTCAGCAAGCGCAGCGACGGGCTCACTCTTCCAAGCTTAGCACTTGCCTGGATTCGGTCCTTTAACTCTAAGTACCTTGGAACTAAATTTGTTCCTATCCCAGGCGCATCTTCGGCCAAGCGCGTGGAGCAGAACTTCACTTCATATGACCTGACGCAGGAAGAGCTTGCCAAGATCGATGGGTTCctgaaaaccttcaaaactgCTGGCGATAGATACGAGTTTGAGACCTGA
- the PBP4 gene encoding Pbp4p (some similarities with uniprot|Q07362 Saccharomyces cerevisiae YDL053C PBP4 Pbp1p binding protein) → MSTATHKPRLTGWAAAAAKAAPKTQSKPEESPSSSSSAAAARSTAAASSKSSTGTKTRPPAAARGVSPPASAPASKDPTKKNKKTSRPAFNSEQVAQFLRSQFAAQSSQPNTTVYTKPKTHSSHGSPDWGTTTSKWKTKKYGCLSDVARSLRS, encoded by the coding sequence ATGTCCACTGCCACGCATAAACCCCGGCTAACGGGCTGGGCTGCCGCCGCAGCGAAGGCCGCGCCCAAGACCCAGTCTAAGCCCGAAGAGTCGCcttcgtcatcgtcatcggcagcagcggcgcgctCGACCGCCGCCGCCTCGTCAAAATCCAGTACTGGAACCAAGACGAGGCCGCCCGCGGCCGCCCGCGGTGTGTCGCCGCCTGCATCTGCGCCCGCCTCAAAGGACCccaccaagaagaacaaaaagacatCAAGGCCTGCTTTCAATTCGGAGCAAGTCGCCCAGTTTCTCCGCTCGCAGTTTGCTGCGCAATCGTCGCAGCCCAACACCACCGTGTACACCAAGCCCAAGACCCATAGCTCGCATGGCTCGCCGGATTGGGGTACCACCACCAGCAAGtggaaaacaaagaaataCGGCTGTCTGAGCGACGTGGCGCGCTCGCTCAGATCTTAG
- the SLC1 gene encoding 1-acylglycerol-3-phosphate O-acyltransferase SLC1 (similar to uniprot|P33333 Saccharomyces cerevisiae YDL052C SLC1 fatty acyltransferase): MGFWAKFVYYSRSVLGVTLLSTCALYGVVASIVLSCIGKRHLAQWTTARSFYYVMGTFLGIEVEVINEENLKKLPAILVANHQSALDILMLGRIFPPGCTVTAKSSLKWVPFLGWFMMLSGSLFLERGNREKSVRTLNNALDVMRTKKRAVWIFPEGTRSHSTKLGLLPFKKGAFHLAQQGKIPIVPIVVSNTSTLMNSKYKVFNRGVITVKVLDPIPTDDLKKEDVTAFTKRVEELMLKEVENLGYSDAMLDTNLPPEVRSSVTQVLTSSTITDSEEQDVSTKDSVEEAVEALEAEDEDEGEPERNETAVQNEDVTAQAQEPEIQEPEIQEPETQESEAQEPEAQDSKADAKDSKAKAKHSKAKK; the protein is encoded by the coding sequence ATGGGGTTCTGGGCTAAGTTTGTGTACTACAGCAGAAGCGTGCTCGGCGTCACTCTGCTGAGCACCTGTGCACTGTATGGTGTGGTGGCCTCTATCGTGCTTTCGTGTATCGGGAAGAGGCATCTTGCGCAGTGGACCACCGCCCGTTCCTTTTACTATGTGATGGGAACATTTCTGGGCATTGAAGTCGAGGTGATCAACGAGGAAAacctgaagaagttgccaGCGATTCTGGTGGCTAACCACCAGTCTGCCCTTGACATTTTGATGCTGGGTCGTATCTTCCCTCCCGGGTGCACCGTGACGGccaagagctctttgaagtgGGTGCCCTTTTTGGGCTGGTTCATGATGCTCAGCGGCTCCTTGTTTCTGGAGAGAGGCAACCGCGAGAAAAGTGTGAGAACACTGAACAACGCGTTGGACGTGATGCGCACCAAGAAACGTGCTGTCTGGATTTTCCCAGAAGGCACGAGAAGCCACTCAACCAAGCTCGGCCTGCTTCCCTTCAAGAAGGGTGCATTCCACCTCGCCCAGCAAGGAAAGATCCCAATTGTACCCATTGTGGTTTCTAACACCAGCACTTTGATGAACTCGAAGTATAAGGTGTTCAATCGTGGTGTGATCACCGTGAAGGTTCTGGATCCAATTCCAACAGAtgacttgaagaaagaggacgTTACGGCTTTCACTAAACGTGTGGAGGAGCTGATGCTTAAGGAAGTGGAAAACCTGGGCTACTCAGACGCCATGCTAGACACCAACTTGCCTCCTGAGGTCAGAAGCTCAGTTACGCAGGTCCTGACCAGCTCGACCATCACGGATTCCGAGGAGCAGGACGTGTCGACCAAAGATTCCGTCGAAGAAGCTGTCGAAGCTCTCGAGGCGGAGGATGAGGACGAAGGCGAGCCCGAGCGTAACGAAACAGCGGTCCAAAACGAGGACGTTACCGCTCAAGCCCAGGAGCCTGAAATCCAGGAGCCTGAAATCCAGGAGCCTGAAACCCAGGAGTCTGAGGCCCAGGAGCCTGAAGCTCAGGACTCTAAGGCCGACGCTAAAGATTCCAAGGCCAAGGCCAAACATTCTAAGGCCAAGAAATAG
- the KNH1 gene encoding Knh1p (weakly similar to uniprot|P39005 Saccharomyces cerevisiae YJL174W KRE9 Glycoprotein involved in cell wall beta-glucan assembly null mutation leads to severe growth defects aberrant multibudded morphology and mating defects): MRPFFVLLVLWRLTVADLSVSRPSAGAKFSGSSGAASVEVEWIEAGGAPALSSVSEFTFVLCSGPNSDIQAVTKISTVQASSVAAGKHKLSIDRALVSNGMYFVQVVAVSPEYVTIHYSNRFTLEGMQGRNRALSVTDSRPPAAEIIRVGGENPPPPINSASFSITYVSQTGSWRFAPMQSQPRATITATTWTRQHPTSACTYFASDPPQPKWYTTVTPGWDYTLQIRYNDAHPAPHPENNGGWYNAENRKTLSARKINHPLG; this comes from the coding sequence ATGCGTCCTTTCTTCGTTCTCCTCGTTCTCTGGCGGCTGACCGTTGCGGACCTTTCTGTTTCTCGGCCTTCCGCAGGCGCGAAGTTCTCAGGCAGCTCGGGCGCCGCGTCAGTTGAGGTGGAGTGGATCGAGGCCGGCGGTGCTCCGGCGCTGTCGTCTGTCTCCGAGTTTACGTTTGTTCTCTGCTCGGGTCCCAACTCCGACATACAGGCCGTCACCAAGATCTCAACCGTGCAGGCCTCCAGCGTGGCCGCGGGCAAGCACAAACTCTCGATAGACCGCGCGTTGGTCTCCAACGGCATGTACTTTGTCCAAGTGGTGGCGGTCTCTCCGGAGTACGTCACAATTCACTATTCCAATAGGTTTACGCTGGAGGGCATGCAAGGCCGGAACCGAGCGCTCTCGGTCACCGACTCCAGGCCCCCTGCCGCAGAGATCATAAGGGTCGGAGGCGAAAATCCACCACCGCCAATCAACTCGGCGTCCTTTTCAATCACCTATGTTTCGCAGACGGGCTCCTGGCGTTTCGCGCCCATGCAATCCCAGCCGCGCGCGACTATCACCGCCACAACCTGGACTCGGCAACACCCGACCAGCGCGTGCACTTATTTCGCTAGCGACCCGCCACAGCCTAAATGGTATACTACTGTCACGCCCGGCTGGGACTACACCCTCCAAATTCGGTATAACGACGCTCACCCGGCACCACATCCAGAGAACAACGGCGGCTGGTACAACGCGGAAAATAGAAAAACACTAAGCGCGAGGAAAATAAATCACCCCTTGGGGTGA